The stretch of DNA CACTGTGTGGACAGATGAAGATGAGGCGGCCACGTGCTGTGCCCTTTCCTGATGCAGCTCGTGATGCGCGAGATGCTGGAAATGTGTTTAACTCGCAGCGCAGGTGTCTCTGATgttttcttccccctccccaccccccactcaCTAATAAAAACAGCTCCACTCCTGGCCCAGCAGATCCTTTCCCACCGGCATCGCCAGAGGCTGTTGCTCAAAGTGTCACAAAACTCACTCTAGCCCagtggtggcttccatgtggggaggctgagggcctCCTGTGCCCGCCCAGATCTTGCCAGTAGGGAGCATGAGGCACCTGCCACTGTCACGGGGAAGCTAGAGCCCTTGACCAGGGGTCCTGGGAACCGGCCCCACCCTGCTGGGTCCCTGCCTGGAGCACGAGATGGAGCAGAGGTGTCAGGCTGCCTGGATACCCCAGGTGTACACTCAGAGGAGCCCAGGCCCCAGACGCACCCACAGCAGATCCTCCTGTTCACAAGTCTCTGGGAGGGGAAGCCAGGCGGCCACTTAGCAGGGTCCTGTCCCATCGTCTCCCCAACCCTCCCAGAGCTGTAAGGACACTGCCCAGTTCAGCCTAGGTCCATGACCTTGGGATCCTGGGGCCGGAGCTGCTGTTTCCACCATGGCCACTTAGGGGACAAGTAGTGTGCCCGAGAGGCAGCTGTGGGTAACTTGAGTGCCCGGCCCAGTGAGCACCCGTGGGTGTCTGCCTGCAGCCTCCCCTGTTGGGGCTGGCAGGGCTGCTGGTGGAGTCCCTGGCTAAAGATGCTGGGCCCCTGCCAGGGCAGACCCAGATGCAGCCAGCCAGATCTGGGGCAGACCCTGACATCCACCTGTGCCATCTGCTGCCTGCCCCTGACGGGGCGGGGAGGAGCATTTGTGGGGGTGCGTGGGCATCACTGGCGTGTGGGACCCGTGGCGGAAGCACCAGGGCCACTAGAACTGGGACAACTCCCATCCCCATCCTGTACCCTCACCTGGCTCCTGGGCCGCACCAGTTCTTGGGGACGCCCAGCCCTGGGACCCCCAGATCAGAATGCTGCCTTCTGGGGCCCATGCAGCcaaactgcagcagccccagGGCAGTGCTGTCCTGTGAAGCTGGGCTCCAGGGAGGGCACCAGCTGGCCAGTCCCCTCCCTCCTTGGGAATGGCAGGTCAGAGGTAGGGATCTCTTTTTGAAGACTTGTGCAGAGATCCAGGCTGTCATCGCTAGGGCAGACAGTGGCCCACCCAACAACAGGCTCCCAGGAAAGCATCATTGCTTCAGACCCCAGCCCAGGACAGGCCCTCGGGCTCCCTCCTCAGGTTTGGAACCAGGAGCCTTGGGGCAGTGTGCAATCAGCCATGCAGCTCCACCTGTCACCGTTCCGGCCCCAGGCAGACCTCAAGTGGGCCTGTCGCCCAAAAGGCGGATGGTGTGGAGTCTGCCTCCCCACCAAGACTGGCCCAGCCCCTCCTGTTTACCTGACTTGATGCATTCTGCGGGACCTGGCCTGGGGCAGGCGCAGCCTCAACCCTCTGATAACCTCATCTGGCCCTGTGGCTCCCCTCTCTGTGCCCGTGAGGATAGCAGCTGCCCGTGTCTCCCACCCCCAGTCCTGGGGTGAGGACCCCTTTCCTAAGATGTTTCTGGCAAGGCTTTTTGGGGGTCTTTTGTGGTAGGTGAGAGCCGAATACACGACTCGGGAAAGACCTACGAAGAGAATGGAGGTTGGGACCAGAGGCTGGGACTGGAGGCCaggatgggggtggaggggaaATGGGACTGAAGTCCCTGGGACATAGCTGAGGTCCAGCCACAGCCGGGTCCCCAGGCCTGCTGTGTATCCTCGCCAGAGGGCCCAGTTGGGAGGGGTGCATTCCTACAGCCCATAGGAGAGGGCCTGCCCTGGGGAAACAAGCCCTTCCCACAGCCTTCCTGGATGTTACGCCTGGTCGGGCAACTATGGCAAAGGCTGTCATCCACCGTTCATTCAACAGACGCTTAATGCCTCTGTACACAGGCTTTTGGCCCACAAGGAGTACTTGGAGGGGCCAGGCCCATCCCTGGGGAAGGGAGGGTAGACCTGGGTCCTCCCTGGCAGCCACCAGCCCCAAGAGGATGCACCCAGCCCCTGCGTATGGTGGACTGCCTAGGAAGAACTGTGCCCACTTTACTAAGGAAGACACGGTGCGTCTGAGACAAGAGCAGGGGACACACAGCCCTTATTGGAGCCATCCTTACAAAACCAGGAGTCAGAAAGGCCCAGAGAGGACAGGGTCctgcccaggccacacagctcTGCACACTGCTGCCACGGAGGAAAGCAGCAGGGAGGATCCCACCCAGGGGGCTGCCAGGGAGGTGGGCGCAGTTTGTCTGCCCAAGGAACCCCTCATCCTGCCCTTGACAAGGGAAGGGGCTGAGCCCTGGGTGAGGGGAGGCTGTGGCTGGGGGCTCCAGGCCGCAGGGCCCAGCGTGGGTGTGTCCTGCAGCTCCTGCTGAGGCTGGACCCAGGCCTCCTAGCCACGTGTGCCCAGCTGTTTGTCTGTAGGTCCTCTGAAGGACTGTGTGCCAGGTGTGTGGTATGCCCTCGTGTGGGGCCTGTGACAGCTGTACACCTGGTGTCTTCGTGTGCATGGTTGCCAGCGCGTGTGCCGTTTGCTGTGTGTGCCGTGGGGTCCATGTCTATGTGGGGGTCCATGTGGACAGGGATGTCTCTCCAGGCCTGTGCTCTCACTTGTGCAGCCAGCCCCCAGCATGCACGTGGGGCAGCATTTATTTGCACTTGTGCACATAGTAGCCAGTGAGGTAGCCCAGGATGAAGATGATCCAGAAGAGGGCCACGCCGCCCAGCACTTTCATGGCGATGCCCAGCTTGCCCGTGCACAGCTTCTGGGAGATCCTGGGGTGAGAACCAACTGGAGGTGAGCCCCAGGCCAGGGCCGCATGAGGGGCCCCTAAGTGGACTGTGGCCATTGGTCTGGGTCGGGGGAGGGGCCTGGCGCTCTGCTGGAGTGAAAAGGAAGCTCTCCCCACCCACAGCCAACCAGAAGGAAGGCCAAGGGCTGCGGTTTGCTGAGCCGCTGGACCGTGGGCTCCCAGCCAGGATGGGGTGGAGGGTGATGGGGCTGGCGGCAGGGGTTAGGGCAGGCGTCCCTGTGGTTAGGCAGGTTAGGCACCGGCCTACTGTGGCTGGCAGGCTGCCCCCAGGCCCCTTACCTGCGGCAGCTTGAGGCCTCTTCTGTGCTGGACACAGCCCCTAGACTGACTCCATCCCTGCTGCCGTCCTCCCACCTACTATAGTGGACGTGGCTCTCCTGGGGCTGCATGCTGTGGGGCTGCAGCAGGAGAGGTGGGGCCTTCACAGTGGTGAGATCAAGACAGGTGGCAAGGCTGTGACTTCACTGTAAAACAACCGAATGGAAGGCAGTAGTCAAGACCCCCTCTAGGGCTGCTGTTAGGGGAGGGGCACTAAGGGTCAGGGGCTGGCTCCCGCACCGGCTCTGTCACCTGACCTAACAGGCGACCTAGACACAGAGTGGTTGAGTCATTTGCCCAGGGTCACGCCGGGAGGATGGGACCAAGCCGCTGGAATTCCATCTCAGGCCAAGCCCTAACCTCAGGCATGTGGGAGGCCAGTGTTTCCTTCCAGCACGCTCCAGGGGCCTCCCTTCCTGGGTGCTTTTATCAGACAGCCTGCATGGCCTGCCACCCTCAAGAGACAAGGACATTGTGACCCAACCCAGGATGCAGCCCCTGATAACTGTCCCCCTCCTTAACCCTGCCCGATAAGGCGCCTGCTGACCTCTGGGGAGGCTGGCCCGGAGAGGGTGGGATGGGGCAGGGCAGCAGGTCCAGGGCAGCAGGTCCGGGGCAGTGGCTACAGCTAGACCGGTCCCTGCCTGGGGAGGATGCGTGGCTGGTCTCAGGCAGTGGCAGCAGCTGTGTCCTTGGCCTGTGTGGGTTgcagcccctcccccacccacaccTCTGGGAGGGCTGGGGCTTGGGGGGCACGATGCACTGAGCACAGGGCCGGGGTGGATTCAAGGCCTCAGGGAGTCCCTACAGAGACAGGAGGGTCGTGGGCTGGGTGGCTGCAGGACAGCCCAGCTCAGCTCGGTGCCTGGCAGCCCAAGTGCCCACAGAGGCCAGGAGACCGCAGGGACTGAGTAGGAACTCCAAGCACTAGCACAGCTGCCCGGCCAGCCTGAGCCAGCCCAGACTCTAATTACCTCCTTTACCCTCTGGCCTCTGTTTCGACCTCCTATTTACCTAAGGGGAAGGGGGTGCAGGGGGTGCCAGAAATTGACAACCCACCCAGGCTGTGGGACTGGGGTTAGCTCTCCGGTCTGCTGGGCCCCCAGTGTCCCTTCTCAGCATCTGGCCCCCAGGAGTGGGGTCCTTGGGCAGGCAGTGGCAGGCCCCTCACTTCTAGGGGCTGAGGCTTTGCTGGGCCCCCTCCAGTAGGGAAAGCTGACCTTCCTCCCAGGTCATCGGCACAGAGGTCTAAAGACACAAGAGCCACTCCCCTGCAAGAAGCCAGCTCAGAAACTCAGGCCCCAGGCAGTTCTGAGACTCCTGGGGCACTTCTGTATCTGCCCTTCCCCAAAgcccagagaggcagagggagctgTCTCAAAGCCGTAAAGTGTGCCTTCGGTGGGAGCACGGGCTCAGTGCAGCCTGGCACTCAGGCCCAGGGAGGCCCAGCCTCTACTGGAGTATGGGTGCTGTCTTCCCGGAGCATGTGGAGCCCACAGCTGCCTACCCAAGGTTCACGCCCTCTTACCTGGTGTGCAGAATTCCAGTCTGGTCCCAGCAGCAATGTGCCAGCCCCAGTTAACAGCATGACCGGGGTAAGACAAGCTTAATACCACCACCCCTGCTTTCCCAAGTCACCCAGCTGTGGGCCAGGAGCCAGGGTGCAGCAGGGGATGGGGAAGCTTTTGCCTCTGTGAAAGAAGCAGCAGCCACCTCCTTCTTCTAGCCTTgatgtgatggctggagctgcagcagccacCTTGCAACCCCACATCCATGCAGCATTAGTCCCAGGAGTGCTGAGTCTCCAAGTTCACTGCAGCAGCCCATCATGGGCCTCCCGGTGGGAGAGGTTAAGCCCAGTATATTCAACTCTGGGATCCTGGGTTCCTGTCTTGCTGACGTAGAACGTGTGGTTCCCAAGTCACCCCGGTGGACAAAGCCACCAGAGCCGGCCCTTGAGGCTGGCCTCCCTCACTTGCCCAGTAAACGTCTCTCCACACTCAGGTGAGAGTCACAGCTGTGGCGGCAGAAACCCATCAGGGACGCCCCTCCACGCCCTGGGAGCCTCCCGGGTCCTGGCACCTCCTGGGGGTTTGTGAGTGCAGGAAGATCCTAGGTACACAGCGGCCCCTGCATAGACCTCTTCACCCCACAGCGCCTCAGGGCCCCACACTTACCCGGAGAATCTTGCCTGAGGGCCGGAGCCTCTGTGCCAGGTTGAGGTCAGAGCCTGGCCGCGGCCCGCACCTCCCAAAGGGGCAGATCCTGGGCTGAGGTTCGGCAGACGCCTCGAGCCTAAAAAAATAACCGGAGAAGCAGCCTTGCTAAGGGCTGGCAAGGGAAAGTGGCTGGGGTCGGGGGTCCCCAGCGGCCACAAGGAGCCAGGCGGGCAGTTCCGGGCCTGGTCCCGCTCCGCTGATTAGGCCGGTGGGGGTCAGTCCAAGGCACGCCCCCAGTCCCCGCCAATTCTCAGCCAGCGAGGCCGCCGCGCACAGGCCCACCTGCCCACTGTGGCCGCACCGGGAAGCTGCAGCCCGGCCCCCAGCGCGCCTTACCTGCGTCCGCGCGTCTCTGGTCTCCGCAGGGGCCGGGCCTGGGCAGGGGGcgagggcgggggcggggccacGCGAGGAAGGGCTAGAGCCAGCAGCCGGGAGGCACCTGGTCCGGAAGGGGGCGTGGCTAGAGTGGTGGGCGGGGCCATGGGGGGAAGGGCTGGAGCCAGCAGCGCGGAGGTGCGTAGTCCAGagggggccgggggcggggcgagAGGGGGCGGGGCCATGCGGGGAAGGGCTGGAGCCAGCAGCGCGGAGGTGCGTAGTCCAGagggggccgggggcggggcgagagggggccgggggcggggcgagagggggccgggggcggggcgagAGGGGGCGGGGTCATGCGGGGAAGGGCTGGAGCCAGCAGCGCGGAGGTGCCTAGTACAGAGGGGGCTGGGTGCTGGGGGAGTGGGGCTGGGGCCCGAGGCTGCCCAGCCCCGGGGCCTAGAGGTGCAGGGGTCCAGGCAGGGTCTGAGGGCTACACTTCCCGTCCCCAGACGGCCCGCCCTCGGGGCCTCCAGGGTCCCCGACCTCCTTCACCCCTGCTGCAGCGGCTACGACGCCACGAGGCCCCCAGCCCCGCGGGGACCCGGCTGCAGCGCCGGCGAGACTACGGGAGGCTCTGGGCGCGTCTGGGTCTGAATCTTGGGTATCGAGGACCCGGCCGCGGGGACCGTCCCCCTCCGGGGCCTGAGGGGCATGGCGCCCGCACGTGGCCCACGCTCGGTGCTCGCGGCGGGAAGGGAAGCGGGTGTGGGTGGGGAGCAGAGAAGGGCGATGAGGAGAGCCCCTTCCGAATGTGTTCAGGCGCCCAGAGCCTGCGAGGCGCCGCGGAAGCGTCAGGGACCAGACACCGTTGCCGTCCGTAAAACCTTCCTTCCAGGAGCAGGGTGATGGGAACAGAGCCCCCCACCCTCACCATCTTCCAATCCTCCTGCAAGAGAGTGCCCCAGCCAGGAGAGGCCCCAGGGCAGGAGGTCACAGACCCCCTCTGTTCAGTAGGTGTGAGGTCTGTGCTGAATACTGGCTGGACACCCCGGCTCAGGCGTCCGGCAGCCTGGGGCCTCAAGGGGACCTGTTAGGAGCTAGGGGAACAGGCTGGTGTGCTGACCCCCAGTGAGTGAGCTTTGGAATGGGGAGTGTGGTAGTAGTTCAAGGTCGCAGAGGAGAATAGGCCCCCACGTGGAttccagagaagaaaaaggtGGGACAGTGCCAACGCCCGGGTTTAATTCTAAGTCTGAGAACAGGACTCATGGTGGGGGCGGGTGGTTCTGGAGCTGGGCCCTGGCCTCTGCTGGGCTGACCGTATTTGGGCACCTGGCTGGGTCTACTTGGAGGTCCCCTTCTTGGTTTTGCTGGGCAGGAAGGCCTCTGACTGATGAAGGGGGGGCACTTTGATACCCTTCTGCTTCAGCTGATTATAGTAGTCGCTTCTCTCTGAGATAATTCTCTACACAAGAAACACAACCGTGGAGGTGGCCTTCCCAGTTCCTCACCTTGGCCTTGAGGCTGGTGTGCCCAGTTCATGCCAGCTGCCCGGGATACCACCCTCTCCTCCTCCAGAGGGGCTCGCTGCAGCAGGGGTGTGCTGGTAAATACTTACAACCGACTCTCCAGGGCTTTGTGGcgttgccaatttctgtggtgggAATACTCCCACGGCGGCTGATTTTCAGCCGCAGAAGTGAAGTCACAGAACACGGAGCTGgggcaggtgcacaccaccagccCACAGAAGGCTGCACTAAGTCCCCTCCTCGGCCCTCTTAGAGTTGTGAGGAACCCCAGACTCCAAGAGACCTTTGAGGTCATCACATCTGTCCCTCAAGTCCCTTCTGTCCTGTGCAGAGGGAACGTTGTCCCCACCCCTCTTCCAGTCTCCTCTCTGGGCCGTTGCTAGTTTGTGTCAGGTTACAGCAAACAAGCAAAGGTGCTCTTCCCTGGCTACTGTGCAGTGGGTATACTCCCTCCATCCTCtgtcttccctcttctcttcctctttccctccccttcctcctcccctcccccagataACAGTACCAAGGCCACAGAGATCTCTGCCCACATTACAGCTCTGCAGGAAAGGCACCGTCTGGGGCCTACCCGCTCTGCAGAGGAAGGGAACCAGGCCCCATGAACGTGGGTGCTGGAAGGTCGTGGGCACACACTGGGGTTTAAGGGCAGCCCTAGAGGGCAAAGTGTGAGTCTTGGGACCAGAAGCAGCTGCTGGTAAGAGGTGACCCCTGCGTAGCTCATGGCCCCACACAGAGCCACAGCCAGTGCCTGACTCCCAGATCTCTGAGTCTCATGACACCTTGCAGGTAAGCATGCGCTCTCCGTCACAGAGGGAGGCACCTATGACTCAGAGAAGTGACTGTGTGGCCCACAGCTGGTGGGTGGTGACCTCCTCATGCCCAGTGACCCCAAGGCCTGAATTATTTCTCCTACACCCTTCTACTTCTCCGAGGCCCCTGCTTGGGGACCCCTGGTCAGGAAGGAGCCCAGGAGGCTGTAGCCAGGATGGGAAGAGTCTGCGCCAGGGCCCTGGATCAGTGGGTGGGGATACCAGCGGAGGGGACCAAGCTGGACAAAGCAGGGGGCTGGGCTCCTGCTGCGGGAGAGTCTTCATGACCCGAGCGGCTTGTCCCCTCTCCACAGCGCTCAGGATGGGTTGTGGTGGCTACTGCTGGTCTCTGATGCCCCTCCCCCTTTTTGCTGAGAGTGGGTAAGACTCCCATGCCATGCCCCCACCCACCTTAGGATGATTTGGTCCCCTCTGCCTgagcagagagaaaggagggtCCTGGGGTCCAGGTGAATAGGTGACACAGCTAGCATGAGAACAGAGTCCCTTGAATCTAACCtaggcccccaccccaccccctaccccagcTGTGGCCTAGGGGGATGGGGCCTGGATGGAGGCAGCTGAGCTTAGGGGTGTACCTGCAGGGCTTCCAGGATGTCATTGTCAGATATCTCGTTGGCCAAGGACTTGGTCCCGGAGATGCTAAAGGTGGCCTGGATGATCTTATTCCTTAGCCTCTCGAGCTATGAGCAAAGGGACAACATCGTCACTCATCTTTGCCCAAGAAGGCACTTGGCCAGTGGGCTGCACcccccagcacttttttttttataggccAGGAAGGAACAGCTCGCCCTCACTTTTCACGGCTTTAGAAACTGGAAACGGGGGCCGGAGAAGTCAATGTGGGCTGCCTGAGAGCTAGGAGCTGCCGGATCCAACCCCTGACCCTGCGCGGCCCAGCCCCAAAGCCCAAAGGCTCTTTGACACCACGTTGGCTTTTCTAATTGGAAAGTAAAAcctacccacacacacacacatatttttaaaccaaGAAACCAGAATAGTACAGAAGCTGCACGTAACCCCTGGACCTTCCTCCGCTGCCCAGgggagttgcagtgagtggaTTTCCTGGCCCTTGGCGACACTCTCGCTTTAGGCATTTAACAGTGTGCTGCTGGTCCTTCCTCCTTTCCATGCTGACTAGGAGGCGTCTGTGCCATGGACAGCAGCATTGAACCTGGCCCCTGCGCACAGACCCGGAAGGCGTTCCAGTCTTTTGCTGCCGTGAAGATCCTTGTCTGCCTGTACGCTGCAGCCACCTCCCCAGAGGTAGCTAATCATGCCTCCCAGGAAGCTACAGAGGAAATCTCTCCAATCTGCGCCCCAGGAGCCTCAGAAAGAAACCCCTGGAGTTATGCGGCACGATCAGCACCAGTTCCTCGGCCATAAACCCTGACGACACAGAGGTGCCCAATGGGAGCCGGGCCCGAAAGGCTCAGCCTTACCTCCGAGTGGAAGCACGTCCGCACTGCCGCTTGGACAGGTTTAAGTAACAGCAGGAATGTCATGGGCCCCTGGCCTGTGTGAGGAGTGgaatcctttccttctttccagtatttattgagtgcccactTTGTGCAAACATCGTGCCAAGTGCTGGAGGTCCTGAGGCCACAAGGGACTGGGCCTCTGTTCTGGGGGTGCCTCCCCAGGGTAGAAGTTGGCAGCTACCCAGGGTGCCCAGCCTCACTTCCCCACCCCCGTGGGGCCTCACCATCAGGCTTGGCGCTAGTTCCTGCTCACCGGGACTTAGCTTCAGAGTATTTCTTAGCTCAGCTTTCCAGGCTCTACCAGGTCAGTGCAGGCTGGTGTACAAATGGACACACCTAGACTGCCTCTGGTCTAATGCCTTCACCA from Rhinopithecus roxellana isolate Shanxi Qingling chromosome 12, ASM756505v1, whole genome shotgun sequence encodes:
- the SMIM1 gene encoding small integral membrane protein 1 isoform X2, translating into MAPPTTLATPPSGPGASRLLALALPRVAPPPPSPPAQARPLRRPETRGRRLEASAEPQPRICPFGRCGPRPGSDLNLAQRLRPSGKILR
- the SMIM1 gene encoding small integral membrane protein 1 isoform X1 is translated as MAPPTTLATPPSGPGASRLLALALPRVAPPPPSPPAQARPLRRPETRGRRLEASAEPQPRICPFGRCGPRPGSDLNLAQRLRPSGKILRAGTGLAVATAPDLLPWTCCPAPSHPLRASLPRVKSQPCHLS
- the SMIM1 gene encoding small integral membrane protein 1 isoform X3; translated protein: MQPQESHVHYSRWEDGSRDGVSLGAVSSTEEASSCRRISQKLCTGKLGIAMKVLGGVALFWIIFILGYLTGYYVHKCK